In Calothrix sp. PCC 7507, one DNA window encodes the following:
- a CDS encoding 1-aminocyclopropane-1-carboxylate deaminase/D-cysteine desulfhydrase has translation MYSNFLPPPRQQIHSAIARLAGVDLSLLRLDLMHPLINGNKWFKLKYNLLEAKQQNITTLLTFGGAYSNHIYATAAAGNLFGFRTIGVIRGEERLPLNPTLSFAVQQGMQLVYIDRETYRQRHTTALQADLQQRFGEVLIVPEGGNNLNGVRGCTEIISKLDVFDTVCLACGTGTTLAGIALSLDKQQRVIGFPVLKAGEFLNQEIDDLLKNYLTSNFPAPFDYPAPWELLCDYHMGGYAKVNDQLLLFSQQFTQEHNVALDYVYTAKMFYGVMHLLQQGFFPRGDRLLLIHTGGLQGNVGIEQRLQKSSKTH, from the coding sequence ATGTACTCAAACTTTCTTCCGCCTCCTAGACAACAAATTCACAGTGCGATCGCCCGCTTGGCTGGTGTTGATTTGTCCTTGCTGCGTCTGGATCTGATGCACCCCTTGATTAACGGTAATAAATGGTTCAAGTTGAAATACAACCTTTTAGAAGCCAAGCAGCAAAATATTACGACGCTGCTGACTTTTGGGGGTGCTTATTCTAACCACATCTATGCAACTGCGGCTGCCGGTAATCTTTTTGGTTTCCGCACCATTGGCGTGATCCGTGGAGAGGAAAGGCTACCTTTAAATCCTACGCTGAGTTTTGCTGTGCAGCAGGGTATGCAGCTTGTATACATCGACCGGGAAACTTACCGACAGCGTCACACAACAGCATTGCAGGCGGATTTACAGCAACGCTTTGGTGAGGTGCTGATCGTTCCCGAAGGTGGTAACAACCTCAACGGTGTGCGCGGTTGTACGGAAATAATTAGTAAGTTAGATGTATTTGATACTGTATGTTTAGCCTGCGGCACAGGAACAACCCTTGCTGGGATTGCACTTTCACTAGACAAACAGCAACGAGTTATCGGTTTTCCTGTGTTGAAAGCAGGAGAATTCCTAAACCAAGAAATAGACGATCTGCTGAAAAATTATCTCACATCAAATTTCCCTGCACCATTTGACTATCCCGCACCTTGGGAATTGTTGTGTGATTATCACATGGGCGGCTATGCCAAGGTAAATGATCAACTATTGTTATTCAGCCAGCAGTTCACCCAAGAACACAACGTAGCTCTAGATTACGTGTATACCGCAAAAATGTTTTATGGCGTGATGCATTTGCTACAGCAGGGATTTTTTCCGAGAGGCGATCGCCTATTATTAATACACACTGGCGGCTTACAAGGAAATGTTGGTATTGAGCAACGGCTGCAAAAATCATCAAAAACTCATTAA
- a CDS encoding DNA-3-methyladenine glycosylase: MDYSFAIAALKTSDRILAPIIEQIGVCQLDQVQQTGDLFYSLSRSILYQQLSGKAAAAIHHRFLQLYADEPFPTPEAVLNTTDETLRGVGISRPKVVYLKDLAQNILNGLPTLTELEAMEDEAIIKILTQVKGIGRWTVQMLLIFRLHRPDVLPVDDLGIRSGIRRIYSLPELPDKKTVEKLGQQWKPYCTVASWYIWRSLEL, from the coding sequence ATGGACTACTCTTTTGCCATTGCTGCGCTCAAAACGAGCGATCGCATCCTCGCCCCCATAATTGAGCAAATCGGTGTTTGTCAACTTGACCAAGTGCAGCAAACTGGAGACTTATTTTATTCCCTATCTCGGTCAATCCTCTACCAACAACTTTCTGGCAAAGCCGCCGCAGCTATCCATCACCGATTTCTCCAGCTTTATGCTGATGAACCCTTTCCTACCCCAGAAGCTGTCCTCAACACAACCGATGAAACATTGCGCGGGGTAGGGATTTCCCGTCCCAAAGTTGTCTATCTCAAAGACTTGGCGCAAAACATCCTCAATGGGTTGCCGACTTTAACAGAATTAGAGGCAATGGAAGACGAAGCCATCATTAAAATCCTCACACAAGTCAAAGGCATAGGACGTTGGACAGTACAGATGCTATTAATTTTTCGCCTGCATCGCCCTGATGTGCTACCTGTCGATGACTTAGGTATTCGTTCCGGAATCCGTCGCATCTATTCCCTACCCGAATTACCCGACAAAAAGACTGTGGAAAAATTGGGACAACAATGGAAACCCTATTGTACAGTTGCCTCTTGGTATATATGGCGGAGTCTGGAGTTATAA
- a CDS encoding adenosine-specific kinase has protein sequence MELKSVAMRIPEGCNFILGQAHFIKTVEDLYEIMIGISSQVKFGIAFCEASGACLIRTTGSDRSLQDIANQNAQAIAAGHSFVILLKEGYPINFLNAIKQCPEVCTIYCATANPVEVIVAQTQQGRSILGVVDGFVPRGLETSSDVTARQELMRQIGYKH, from the coding sequence ATGGAACTCAAATCAGTGGCAATGCGAATCCCTGAAGGCTGCAACTTCATTTTGGGACAGGCTCACTTTATCAAAACCGTGGAAGACCTGTACGAAATTATGATCGGCATCTCTTCACAGGTCAAGTTTGGTATTGCTTTTTGTGAAGCATCGGGAGCTTGCCTCATCAGAACGACAGGAAGCGATCGCTCTCTCCAAGATATCGCAAATCAGAATGCTCAGGCGATCGCCGCTGGACACAGTTTTGTGATCCTGCTCAAGGAAGGTTATCCCATCAACTTTCTGAATGCTATCAAGCAGTGTCCTGAAGTTTGTACGATTTATTGTGCAACAGCTAACCCGGTAGAGGTCATTGTGGCACAAACGCAGCAAGGCAGGAGCATTCTCGGTGTAGTTGATGGATTTGTACCCAGAGGATTAGAAACATCTTCAGATGTGACAGCACGCCAGGAGTTAATGCGTCAGATTGGTTACAAGCACTAG
- a CDS encoding Rrf2 family transcriptional regulator → MELSNKSEYALLALLELASRYSSGESLQIRQMAVLQDIPNRYLEQLLATLRRGGLIKSIRGAKGGYVLARDPRKITLLEIWSCIEGVEAVVPHVDKTPGTLENQLIHEIWQEARQAANAVLQKYTLQDLCERRGKKQQKQLMYYI, encoded by the coding sequence GTGGAACTCTCTAACAAATCTGAATATGCGCTTCTAGCCCTGTTAGAGCTGGCGAGTCGTTACTCTAGTGGCGAATCTTTGCAAATCCGACAGATGGCAGTGCTGCAAGATATACCAAATCGATACTTAGAACAATTACTAGCAACCTTAAGACGTGGGGGTTTGATTAAGAGCATACGCGGGGCTAAAGGTGGTTATGTTCTAGCACGAGATCCGCGAAAAATCACCCTACTCGAAATTTGGAGTTGCATTGAGGGCGTAGAGGCTGTTGTCCCTCATGTTGATAAGACTCCTGGAACCCTAGAAAATCAACTGATTCATGAAATTTGGCAAGAAGCGCGTCAGGCTGCTAATGCTGTCTTACAAAAATATACACTCCAAGACCTTTGTGAGCGGCGAGGTAAAAAGCAGCAGAAGCAATTGATGTACTACATATAG
- a CDS encoding pentapeptide repeat-containing protein: MVTPIVRRSNNQSSPEKAHSLPLATRRFAAWAAEITLVVASGLIPFGLGVYANSRSDLNRVPLNPVLVVTERAIARPLALPVSYGIRNVAWPTNILWTIALLAPVTLSTWQLYLLAKTGSTIPKRWLGVRVVSEQITPPGIGSVLVREGIGRTTVPLSVAYLLWRYSLVFPHLGVFAVLAMLMVMAEGIGWPSKQGRRALHDRLAGTYTIDATRPLPAAISGSNRRNQSSLNNVTEEWQEENEPGAISPQPTQPPFTVRGWLQQNPSQILLAVALVGMASVLSTLVGTQVYIQSQETQRKSQQINSQQFLTLVKQLNSNSTATDEERRSAILAMGTLKDPQAIKFLADLLVKETNPVLLDTIQQALVNTGPQAILELKRINQFLAGEIESLGNAPQEREVRQQRLQINQKAIGKILAVYGGQTQGIDLSRTQLGQTGIGEGSSINLVLNNVDLSGVKFKSANLSQGSFKGSRFRSPGEDGRWDTYDDVIADLSQVEMKQANLTDANLSRVVMNRSDLSRATLNRANLSNTRLIAANLSSTQLVGADLTGAVLENASLTGADLSDAKLNEADLFAAHLGRVTAIGTQLSYANLTKTDWQGADLSGVYLDHANLSNANLSATRLTGAVMRSANLENANLQNADLSHADLQGANLAGADFRGAILSPTKQDPADQFVQTPVQGSQSALVQGVDFSQVKNLDSKQMAYICTQGGIHPHCP, from the coding sequence ATGGTGACCCCGATTGTCAGGAGAAGTAATAATCAATCTAGTCCAGAAAAAGCCCATTCGCTGCCGCTAGCAACGAGGCGCTTTGCTGCTTGGGCAGCCGAAATCACACTGGTGGTTGCCAGTGGGCTGATTCCCTTCGGACTTGGCGTATATGCCAATTCTAGAAGCGATCTGAACCGCGTGCCGTTGAATCCTGTGTTGGTAGTTACAGAAAGAGCGATCGCTCGCCCTCTCGCCCTACCTGTCAGCTATGGCATCCGTAACGTCGCATGGCCAACTAATATCCTGTGGACAATAGCCCTATTAGCACCCGTCACACTCTCAACATGGCAATTATATTTACTGGCTAAAACAGGTAGCACCATTCCCAAACGTTGGCTGGGTGTGCGAGTTGTCAGCGAACAAATCACACCCCCTGGTATTGGGTCAGTTTTGGTACGAGAAGGAATTGGTCGAACGACTGTTCCCCTATCTGTGGCCTATCTATTGTGGCGCTACAGCTTAGTATTTCCTCACCTAGGAGTTTTCGCGGTTTTAGCCATGCTGATGGTGATGGCAGAAGGAATTGGCTGGCCATCAAAACAGGGGCGAAGGGCTTTGCACGATCGCCTCGCAGGTACTTACACCATAGATGCTACCCGCCCCTTGCCAGCCGCAATCTCAGGTAGCAACAGGCGCAATCAGTCCAGTCTGAACAATGTCACTGAAGAATGGCAAGAAGAAAACGAACCTGGAGCTATCTCACCACAACCCACACAACCACCATTCACAGTGCGTGGCTGGCTACAGCAGAATCCCAGTCAGATCCTGCTGGCGGTGGCACTTGTCGGCATGGCTTCTGTGTTATCAACTTTAGTTGGTACTCAGGTATACATCCAAAGTCAGGAAACCCAGCGCAAATCTCAGCAAATCAATAGTCAACAATTTCTCACACTGGTAAAACAGTTAAATTCCAACTCTACCGCCACCGATGAAGAGCGTCGGAGTGCAATTTTAGCGATGGGTACTCTCAAAGACCCCCAAGCAATCAAATTTTTGGCGGATCTGCTGGTGAAGGAAACCAACCCTGTCCTACTGGATACAATTCAACAAGCTTTAGTCAACACGGGACCCCAAGCCATCCTAGAATTAAAACGCATTAATCAGTTTCTGGCTGGCGAGATAGAATCTCTAGGTAATGCACCCCAAGAGCGGGAAGTGCGACAACAGCGCCTACAAATCAACCAAAAAGCGATCGGCAAAATTCTCGCCGTCTACGGTGGACAAACTCAAGGCATCGATTTGAGCCGCACCCAATTGGGTCAAACTGGCATTGGCGAAGGTTCCTCAATCAACTTGGTGCTAAATAACGTTGATTTATCAGGAGTTAAGTTTAAATCTGCAAATCTTAGCCAAGGCAGTTTTAAAGGTAGCCGCTTCCGGAGTCCGGGTGAAGATGGACGTTGGGACACCTACGATGATGTGATTGCGGACTTGAGTCAAGTTGAGATGAAGCAAGCCAATCTCACCGATGCTAACCTTAGCCGCGTCGTCATGAACCGCAGCGATTTGAGCCGCGCCACTCTTAACCGCGCCAACTTATCTAATACACGTCTAATTGCCGCTAATCTCAGCAGCACCCAACTAGTAGGAGCCGATTTAACTGGTGCAGTTTTAGAAAATGCCAGCTTGACAGGGGCAGATTTAAGCGATGCCAAATTGAACGAAGCTGATTTATTTGCTGCTCATTTAGGTCGCGTCACTGCGATCGGCACGCAATTATCTTATGCCAACTTAACTAAAACTGATTGGCAAGGAGCAGATTTATCTGGCGTCTATTTGGATCATGCCAACCTCAGCAATGCTAATTTGAGTGCCACTCGTTTAACTGGTGCTGTTATGCGTTCAGCCAATCTGGAAAACGCCAACTTGCAGAATGCCGACCTTTCTCATGCAGATTTACAAGGGGCAAATCTCGCAGGGGCTGATTTTCGAGGAGCAATTCTTTCGCCTACCAAACAAGATCCAGCCGACCAATTTGTACAAACACCAGTTCAAGGCTCACAATCTGCTTTAGTCCAAGGTGTTGATTTTTCTCAAGTTAAAAATTTAGATTCCAAGCAAATGGCTTACATTTGCACTCAAGGAGGTATTCATCCTCATTGTCCGTAA
- a CDS encoding type IIL restriction-modification enzyme MmeI: protein MSSEQRPFLPVGYMSAKTIVSDNAFALYDAPLWNMALIASRLHLVWIATLTEQNKADLTRCAEDILLAREHYFPATIADMYNPDRMDRVSLGQGSPRFACGNATRTQRRNPRAHLHRSPLQKRYRTPRETV, encoded by the coding sequence GTGAGTTCGGAGCAGCGACCATTTCTGCCAGTGGGCTATATGTCTGCGAAAACGATCGTTTCCGACAATGCCTTCGCCCTCTACGATGCCCCGCTCTGGAACATGGCACTCATCGCCTCACGCCTGCACCTCGTCTGGATCGCCACCCTCACGGAGCAAAACAAAGCCGACCTCACCCGCTGCGCTGAAGACATCCTGCTAGCGCGGGAACACTACTTCCCAGCGACAATCGCCGACATGTACAATCCTGATCGTATGGACAGAGTTTCCCTTGGTCAGGGAAGCCCACGATTTGCCTGCGGCAACGCTACGCGAACGCAACGACGAAATCCTAGAGCGCATCTACATCGGTCGCCGCTTCAAAAACGATACCGAACGCCTAGAGAAACTGTTTGA
- a CDS encoding addiction module protein: MLTLDQLIAEATALPDADKAILIDKIVESMTGQIDQDILIAGVQKAQERIAEIDSGAVQTIPGDIALAQVRQLLGK; encoded by the coding sequence ATGCTAACCTTAGACCAACTCATTGCAGAAGCCACTGCATTACCCGATGCAGACAAGGCTATTCTCATTGACAAAATTGTGGAAAGCATGACAGGACAAATCGACCAAGATATTTTGATAGCAGGCGTGCAGAAAGCTCAAGAACGCATTGCCGAAATTGATAGCGGCGCAGTCCAAACCATTCCTGGAGATATCGCCTTGGCTCAAGTCCGGCAACTTCTAGGAAAATGA
- a CDS encoding type II toxin-antitoxin system RelE/ParE family toxin, with product MKYEFHPAALQEYAEAVQFFAQYDKHQNFIDIIENSIFHIVGTPERWPIIEGQIRRYLTSKFSYSILYRVYSDRIVIVGIMSCRRDPDYWKDRLES from the coding sequence ATGAAATATGAATTTCACCCCGCCGCCTTGCAAGAATATGCAGAAGCTGTGCAATTTTTTGCCCAGTATGACAAACATCAGAATTTTATCGACATTATAGAAAACTCTATATTTCACATCGTTGGTACACCAGAGCGCTGGCCGATCATTGAAGGGCAGATTCGTCGTTATTTGACCTCCAAGTTTTCCTATTCCATCTTGTATAGAGTCTATTCAGATCGCATTGTGATTGTCGGGATCATGAGTTGTCGTCGCGATCCAGACTATTGGAAAGATCGCCTAGAATCGTAA
- a CDS encoding type IIL restriction-modification enzyme MmeI codes for MRCAQEILLAREQYFSITIADMYDCDRMDSEFPIVREAHDRNDEILERIYSDRRFKNDTERLEKLFELYTKMTNQPASSKKSFNRAPKGTQ; via the coding sequence ATCCGTTGCGCCCAAGAGATTCTGCTAGCACGCGAACAATACTTCTCTATCACCATTGCCGATATGTACGATTGCGATCGCATGGACAGCGAATTCCCCATAGTCCGAGAAGCCCACGACCGCAATGACGAAATCCTAGAGCGCATCTACAGCGATCGCCGCTTCAAAAACGACACCGAACGCCTGGAAAAACTCTTCGAGCTATATACTAAAATGACCAACCAGCCAGCATCATCCAAAAAGTCTTTCAACCGCGCACCTAAAGGTACTCAATAA
- a CDS encoding DUF2281 domain-containing protein, whose amino-acid sequence MTATEKLYQLIQSLSENQINEVLNFAEFLHQKQLTPPQAITPGTLTGLRGIAKRPGSAPNDDDLRAEYTDYLTQKYQ is encoded by the coding sequence ATGACAGCCACCGAAAAACTCTACCAGCTAATCCAATCCCTCTCAGAAAACCAAATCAACGAAGTCCTCAACTTCGCCGAATTTCTCCACCAAAAACAACTCACCCCCCCTCAAGCTATCACCCCCGGCACCCTCACCGGACTCCGGGGCATCGCCAAACGTCCCGGATCAGCCCCAAACGATGATGACCTGCGAGCAGAATATACCGACTATCTCACCCAAAAATACCAATAA
- a CDS encoding PIN domain-containing protein: MKILIDTNVVLDLLLEREPFVENAIALFEQIEQGNLEGFITATTITNIFYIIRQSPDHRNRSQLGTERL, from the coding sequence GTGAAAATTCTCATCGATACCAACGTTGTCCTCGATCTACTCCTGGAAAGAGAACCCTTTGTCGAGAATGCGATCGCCCTCTTCGAGCAAATTGAACAGGGCAACTTGGAAGGCTTCATCACTGCAACCACCATCACCAATATTTTCTACATCATCCGTCAATCGCCAGACCATCGAAACCGCTCTCAGCTTGGGACTGAAAGACTTTGA
- a CDS encoding Uma2 family endonuclease, whose translation MTYTPAKTLTVDQFIAQYGDDSRYELADGELIDMEPTGPHETVSDKLATQIGIAITNAKYPWFIPRTCLIQPFAEVATARHPDIIVLDETLLDNEPLWQRQPVIMSGRSIKLVVEVVSTNWETDYARKVEEYALLGIPEYWIVDYRGLGGIAFIGKPKQPTFTVCQLDREEYRQRQYRLGEAIASGLLPDLQLRLNDILPL comes from the coding sequence GTGACCTACACACCAGCGAAAACCCTCACTGTTGATCAATTCATTGCCCAATATGGCGATGATTCCCGCTATGAACTTGCCGATGGAGAACTGATTGACATGGAACCGACAGGTCCCCATGAAACCGTTAGTGATAAGCTTGCCACCCAAATTGGGATTGCCATTACAAATGCCAAATACCCCTGGTTTATTCCCCGCACTTGCCTCATTCAACCCTTCGCAGAGGTTGCCACCGCTCGTCATCCCGACATTATCGTCCTAGACGAAACGCTCTTGGACAATGAACCCCTCTGGCAGCGGCAACCTGTGATTATGTCCGGTCGCTCCATCAAACTGGTTGTTGAAGTGGTCAGCACCAACTGGGAAACAGATTATGCCCGCAAGGTTGAAGAATATGCGCTGTTAGGCATCCCCGAATATTGGATTGTCGATTATCGGGGGCTAGGGGGCATCGCCTTCATTGGTAAACCGAAACAACCCACCTTCACCGTCTGCCAATTGGATAGAGAGGAGTATCGTCAGCGCCAATATCGACTCGGTGAGGCGATCGCCTCAGGACTGTTACCCGACTTGCAACTGCGATTAAACGATATTCTTCCTCTATAG
- a CDS encoding DUF1636 domain-containing protein: protein MTAATNIKTSNALDVSTHSLFVCKTCASVWQDGKRVGESGGQKLLRQLQDLAQDWDLQDEFPIQEVECMSACNRSCVVAFAAQDKITYLFGDLAADGSASAVLECAGQYYTKANGVLPWSERPEALKKGILAKIPPLSQ from the coding sequence ATGACTGCTGCTACAAATATTAAGACCAGCAATGCTTTGGATGTCTCTACTCATAGCCTATTTGTTTGTAAAACCTGTGCCAGTGTTTGGCAAGATGGGAAACGTGTAGGCGAAAGTGGAGGTCAAAAGTTATTACGACAGCTACAAGATTTAGCACAAGATTGGGACTTGCAAGATGAGTTTCCTATTCAGGAAGTGGAATGCATGAGTGCTTGTAACCGTTCCTGTGTCGTCGCTTTTGCTGCCCAAGACAAAATTACATATCTCTTTGGCGATTTAGCCGCTGATGGTAGTGCCTCTGCTGTTCTGGAATGTGCTGGTCAATATTATACTAAAGCCAATGGTGTACTGCCTTGGTCAGAACGACCTGAAGCGCTAAAAAAAGGTATTTTGGCTAAAATTCCCCCATTATCTCAGTAA
- a CDS encoding cobalt-precorrin-6A reductase, with translation MRVLILGGTGDAAELAARVAAIEGVEAITSLAGRTREPSIPLGDFRIGGFGGVAGLANYLRQMRIDLLIDATHPFATQISCNAVDAASEVGVPRLMLIRRPWQKVSGDRWIEVDTVEAAAKALPLQAQRVFLTVGRQELGTFANLKDIWFLMRIIDLPTPDAVMPPGLILCDRGPFALHHEREIIIHHKIDTIVSKNSGGDATYAKIIVARELGLQVVMVNRPAKPPGEQVMDVEEALAWLLDKCKQ, from the coding sequence ATGCGGGTTTTAATTTTGGGTGGAACGGGAGATGCTGCTGAACTAGCTGCGAGAGTTGCTGCTATTGAGGGAGTTGAGGCGATTACATCTTTAGCTGGTCGTACTCGTGAACCATCAATCCCGTTAGGTGATTTCCGGATTGGTGGTTTTGGCGGGGTGGCGGGATTAGCTAACTATCTTCGTCAGATGAGAATTGATTTGTTGATTGATGCTACCCATCCTTTTGCAACTCAAATTTCCTGTAATGCGGTAGATGCGGCTAGTGAAGTTGGAGTCCCCCGTCTGATGTTAATCCGTCGCCCTTGGCAAAAAGTAAGTGGCGATCGCTGGATTGAAGTAGATACGGTGGAAGCCGCCGCAAAAGCACTCCCACTCCAAGCACAGCGGGTATTTTTAACTGTCGGTAGGCAAGAACTAGGCACTTTTGCCAACCTGAAAGATATTTGGTTTTTGATGCGAATTATTGATCTACCAACTCCTGATGCTGTAATGCCGCCAGGGTTAATATTATGCGATCGCGGCCCTTTTGCCCTACATCATGAAAGGGAAATTATTATTCACCACAAAATCGACACCATTGTCAGCAAAAATAGCGGTGGTGATGCCACCTATGCCAAAATTATCGTCGCGCGGGAACTTGGATTGCAAGTTGTCATGGTAAATCGTCCAGCCAAACCTCCAGGGGAGCAGGTTATGGATGTTGAAGAGGCTTTAGCTTGGCTGCTAGATAAATGCAAACAGTAA